Proteins encoded by one window of Deltaproteobacteria bacterium:
- a CDS encoding S8 family serine peptidase codes for MSRNLGYACAAVLFLSFALAGCVTIGDSAPKECIPVQYFCVQPEEFDQAVATVAREYQDDPSFRNQWHLAYIKADEAYANLSVLNGPDAEPGAGVTIGVMHAGIDLDHPAFAGKKVTETFLGGAVDETGEERPSYGTAVASVAAGARTGEEGTPHGVAWGADIAMFAIPTGRVSGTQPEPLEILASADARHAARYERVFSWRDGERKVDILTLPLGFAAGIDGFTEQELRDNYGRAIAALAQADAEEKTILVWAAGDFHGLRCDPAVTDNCRYGYLDAVSPNILAGLAAPIEELRGHSIVVAGVGPADGEMYRLSNRCGIAADYCVVAPAEDIGVAYFGPTRAGEVVRTYTNDYWTQYSASMVSGGLAIMKQLFRDRLSNTELVARLLETADNSGVYADRTLYGRGLVDLGAATSPVGVLEVPVETSVGRNGFRLLSTSISPGTAFGDGLQRSLASREVMAVDRLGAPFWYPLGDFAGAAGGPSVSERLRGFLAPAPAPHFPSFPRKLALDPDRGRESMWGGAGEGRQTASVALHATRLEAAAHIRGSHMSLAEGAVQATLAARNGVSAAAFTTKGLRGQRPTVGAALSWRRIGSPWGVRAGWIGEPKTLLGSVGEGGFGGLAADTSFLGVDAHTDLAGWRLAANAELGVVVPDARGGFVDRVSSLATSAFALHASRALAGAGAVRFSVSQPLRVERGRASLTVPVTRTKAGTVSYDALSAGLSPSGRQMDFSGEWLRPLPTGELRLGAVYSHRPGHRKDAGPELTLLGGWRWAF; via the coding sequence ATGTCACGTAACCTAGGGTACGCTTGTGCCGCCGTCCTCTTCCTGTCGTTCGCCCTCGCCGGCTGTGTCACCATCGGCGATTCCGCGCCGAAGGAATGCATTCCCGTCCAATACTTCTGTGTCCAGCCGGAGGAATTCGACCAGGCCGTGGCCACGGTGGCAAGGGAATACCAGGATGATCCGAGCTTCCGGAACCAGTGGCATCTGGCGTACATCAAGGCGGACGAGGCCTACGCCAACCTGAGCGTGCTCAATGGTCCGGACGCCGAGCCGGGCGCCGGGGTGACCATCGGTGTCATGCACGCCGGCATCGACCTGGACCACCCGGCGTTTGCCGGCAAGAAGGTCACGGAGACGTTCCTGGGCGGCGCGGTCGACGAGACCGGGGAGGAGCGTCCCTCCTACGGTACCGCGGTCGCGAGCGTCGCCGCGGGCGCAAGGACCGGTGAAGAAGGCACCCCGCACGGCGTGGCCTGGGGCGCCGACATCGCCATGTTCGCCATTCCCACCGGCAGGGTGAGCGGCACCCAGCCCGAACCGCTCGAGATCCTGGCCTCCGCGGACGCGCGGCATGCCGCGCGGTATGAGCGGGTCTTTTCCTGGCGGGACGGCGAGCGGAAGGTGGACATCCTGACGTTGCCCCTGGGCTTCGCGGCCGGGATCGACGGTTTCACCGAGCAGGAACTGCGCGACAACTACGGCCGCGCCATCGCGGCCCTGGCCCAGGCGGACGCGGAGGAAAAGACCATCCTCGTATGGGCGGCCGGGGATTTCCACGGACTCCGGTGCGACCCGGCGGTCACGGACAACTGCCGGTACGGTTACCTGGATGCGGTTTCGCCCAACATACTGGCGGGCTTGGCCGCGCCCATCGAGGAACTGCGGGGCCATTCCATCGTCGTCGCGGGGGTGGGGCCGGCGGACGGAGAGATGTACCGGTTATCGAATCGTTGCGGCATTGCCGCGGACTATTGCGTCGTGGCGCCCGCGGAGGACATTGGAGTCGCCTACTTCGGTCCCACTCGGGCGGGAGAGGTCGTTCGGACCTACACGAACGACTACTGGACCCAGTACTCCGCGTCCATGGTGTCGGGCGGGCTGGCGATCATGAAGCAGCTCTTCCGGGACCGGTTGTCGAACACCGAGCTGGTGGCCCGGCTGCTCGAGACCGCGGATAACAGCGGCGTCTACGCCGACCGGACCCTCTACGGCCGGGGCCTGGTGGACCTGGGCGCCGCCACATCGCCCGTGGGCGTGCTGGAAGTGCCGGTGGAGACGAGCGTGGGACGGAACGGCTTCCGCCTGCTGTCGACGTCGATCAGCCCGGGGACGGCCTTCGGCGACGGGCTCCAGCGGTCGCTGGCGTCCCGCGAGGTCATGGCCGTGGACCGCCTCGGAGCGCCGTTCTGGTACCCGCTCGGCGACTTCGCCGGCGCCGCCGGCGGCCCGTCGGTAAGCGAGCGGCTGCGCGGCTTCCTGGCTCCCGCCCCGGCGCCCCATTTTCCGTCATTCCCGCGAAAGCTTGCCCTCGACCCCGATCGGGGGCGGGAATCCATGTGGGGCGGGGCCGGGGAGGGACGCCAAACCGCGTCCGTAGCCCTCCACGCCACCCGCCTGGAGGCGGCTGCCCACATCCGCGGCAGCCACATGTCGCTGGCCGAGGGTGCGGTGCAGGCGACCCTGGCGGCACGGAACGGTGTGTCCGCCGCCGCCTTCACCACCAAGGGTTTGCGGGGACAGCGGCCCACGGTGGGTGCGGCGTTGAGCTGGCGGCGGATCGGGTCGCCGTGGGGCGTACGGGCCGGCTGGATCGGTGAGCCGAAGACGCTCCTGGGGAGCGTGGGCGAAGGAGGCTTCGGAGGCCTCGCGGCCGACACGTCCTTCCTGGGAGTGGACGCGCACACCGACCTGGCGGGGTGGCGGCTCGCGGCGAACGCCGAGCTGGGGGTAGTCGTGCCGGATGCGCGCGGAGGATTCGTGGACCGGGTGTCGTCGCTGGCCACGAGCGCGTTCGCGCTGCACGCGAGCCGGGCGTTGGCCGGCGCCGGGGCGGTGCGCTTCTCCGTGTCGCAGCCGCTTCGGGTGGAGCGCGGCCGGGCGTCGTTGACGGTGCCCGTGACCCGCACCAAGGCGGGGACGGTGTCGTACGACGCGCTGTCGGCCGGCCTTTCGCCGAGCGGGCGGCAGATGGACTTCTCCGGCGAATGGCTCCGGCCCCTGCCCACGGGGGAGCTTCGCCTGGGGGCGGTTTACAGCCACCGTCCCGGCCACCGCAAGGACGCCGGCCCCGAGCTGACCTTGCTCGGCGGCTGGCGCTGGGCGTTCTGA
- a CDS encoding S8 family serine peptidase, translating to MSRHPAVLLLPGLFLVAALAGCGGIGGSGLAPDGPDTCVRVHDGGCLEPERFNEAADAAAEKSREHPGFQSQWGLTHINADEAYGNLSVLMGPDVEPGAGVTIGVLDTGVDLEHPSIAGNGNRKVTEVFTPGAVDETLAEEGLLSHGTAVASVAAGARTDADGAHHGVAWGADLAVFALPLGSGDGVYRPVPVEALATVDAQEAARYGQIFSWRDGGRKVDILNLSLGYPGLMDRYSEEDLREYAPNYIATLAQADAEEKVILVWAAGNSHGDQCDPSVVESCPRGALNAVSASLTAGLPARIEELRGHSIAVVALNPADGRITSFSNRCGIAADFCIAAPGEQVRSAYFGNVAPSFASRDYVNLRGTSFAAPVVSGGLALMKQLFRDQLSNTDLVARLFETADRSGFYADPAIYGQGSMDLGAATSPVGVLEVPVGASVGADGFRLLSTSMTPGTAFGDSLRRSLASREVMALDRLGAPFWYRLGRFTGAAGGPSVTARLRGFLAPDRGRGQASAGMTEDVLSLHAAILDATAEVRGSHMSLAQGAVTATLSGQGGLSAAAFTTKGVRGRTPAVGATLGWRRPGSPLGLRAGWIGERETLLGSVGEGAFGTLAGDTSFVGVDVHTDQGGWGRGGPPGGGGGDPAPRGGRGTRGG from the coding sequence ATGTCACGTCATCCCGCGGTTCTTCTTCTGCCCGGTCTTTTCCTGGTGGCTGCTCTCGCCGGCTGCGGCGGCATCGGCGGTTCCGGGCTTGCGCCGGACGGGCCGGACACGTGTGTCCGCGTCCACGACGGCGGCTGCCTCGAGCCGGAGAGATTCAATGAGGCCGCGGACGCCGCCGCCGAGAAGTCCCGGGAGCACCCGGGGTTTCAGAGCCAGTGGGGGCTGACCCACATCAACGCGGACGAGGCCTACGGCAACCTGAGCGTCCTGATGGGTCCGGACGTCGAGCCCGGCGCCGGGGTCACCATCGGGGTCCTGGATACCGGCGTGGACCTGGAGCACCCGTCCATCGCGGGAAACGGCAACAGGAAGGTGACCGAAGTATTCACGCCGGGCGCGGTCGACGAGACCCTGGCGGAGGAAGGGCTCTTGTCCCACGGCACGGCGGTGGCCAGCGTGGCCGCGGGTGCGCGGACCGATGCGGACGGCGCGCACCACGGCGTGGCCTGGGGCGCGGACCTGGCGGTGTTCGCCCTGCCGCTGGGCTCGGGCGACGGCGTTTACAGGCCTGTGCCGGTGGAGGCTCTGGCCACTGTGGACGCCCAGGAAGCCGCACGATACGGGCAGATTTTCTCGTGGCGGGACGGCGGCCGGAAGGTCGATATCCTGAACCTGAGCCTCGGATACCCCGGCCTGATGGACCGCTACAGCGAAGAGGACCTTCGCGAATACGCCCCCAATTACATTGCCACCCTGGCGCAGGCGGATGCGGAGGAAAAGGTCATCCTCGTGTGGGCGGCGGGCAACTCGCACGGAGACCAGTGCGACCCCTCCGTGGTGGAAAGCTGCCCGCGCGGCGCGCTCAACGCGGTCTCGGCCAGCCTCACCGCGGGCCTTCCGGCGCGGATTGAAGAGTTGCGAGGCCATTCCATCGCGGTGGTGGCATTGAATCCCGCCGACGGGCGGATTACCTCCTTCTCCAATCGTTGCGGTATCGCCGCCGACTTCTGCATCGCGGCTCCCGGCGAGCAGGTCCGCAGCGCCTATTTCGGCAACGTGGCTCCCTCTTTCGCGAGCCGGGACTACGTGAACCTCCGGGGGACCTCTTTTGCCGCGCCCGTGGTGTCGGGCGGGCTGGCGCTCATGAAGCAGCTCTTCCGCGACCAGTTGTCCAACACGGACCTGGTGGCCCGGCTGTTCGAGACCGCCGACAGGAGCGGCTTCTACGCCGACCCGGCCATCTACGGCCAAGGCTCCATGGACCTCGGCGCGGCCACCTCTCCGGTGGGCGTCCTGGAGGTGCCGGTGGGGGCGAGCGTGGGGGCGGACGGTTTCCGCTTGCTCTCGACGTCGATGACCCCCGGGACGGCCTTCGGCGACAGCCTGCGGCGGTCCCTGGCGTCGCGGGAGGTGATGGCGCTGGACCGGTTGGGAGCGCCGTTCTGGTACCGGCTGGGCCGCTTCACCGGAGCCGCGGGCGGGCCGTCGGTGACGGCGCGGCTGCGGGGGTTCCTGGCCCCCGATCGGGGTCGAGGGCAAGCTTCCGCGGGAATGACGGAGGATGTGCTGAGTCTCCACGCCGCCATCCTCGACGCGACGGCGGAGGTGCGGGGCAGCCACATGTCCCTGGCCCAGGGCGCGGTGACGGCCACTCTGTCCGGGCAGGGAGGTCTCTCCGCCGCCGCCTTCACCACCAAGGGGGTCCGGGGAAGGACGCCTGCTGTAGGCGCCACGCTGGGCTGGCGCCGGCCGGGGTCGCCTCTCGGCCTGCGGGCCGGCTGGATCGGTGAGCGGGAGACGCTTCTCGGCAGCGTCGGCGAAGGCGCCTTCGGCACCCTCGCCGGCGACACCTCCTTCGTGGGCGTGGATGTCCATACGGACCAGGGCGGTTGGGGGCGGGGGGGCCCCCCGGGGGGGGGGGGGGGGGACCCCGCCCCCCGCGGCGGGCGCGGGACCCGGGGGGGGTGA